The Mesoplasma tabanidae sequence TCAGTGAAATTCTGAAACCGACGGTATAGTCCGGATGGTAGAAAATGTCAGCTAAGGTTAAACAATTTTTGTTTACATTTTTTGCTGTCCGTCCCGCTTCTTTAGTAAGCGGTTTTTTTATTTCTAAGGGGTATACTATGAACAAAAAATATAAACTGTGAAATTATAAATATGATTTTGCTGAAATAAATTTCAAAAATTGAAAAGAAGTTTTTAGAGACACATTTAGACTTAACACAAGAAAAGTTGCTCTTTTATCAATGTTATTTACATTAGAAATATTAATGACTATAATATCAAAAGTTGTAATGGGAATAGCCATTCCAATGATAGCCGGAGTTTATACTATTGAAATATCTTTTTTTATAATATTAGTAATCTATTTATGTTCTAATTACATATATGCCTCAATTTTGTCTATTGGTGCTATTTGATTTAGACTATTATTAGGTAGTGAACCTATTGGATTACTTTCAATGATGATTTCTGATATGACATTTTTAACTTTATTTGCGATAATTTTTTTTATTCTTAAAAAATTAATTCTTTTAAAAACGGAGTTTAAAAATCAAATAAAGATATTTATTTTTTTAGTTTGTTTAGCTGGACTAGTTTCAATGGTCGGATCAGGGTTTATTTCAATGATATGTAATGACAAATTTATTTTCAATATGTATTATCTTTCAAATGATGGCAGTGGTTATTGAGAAATGCTTTTATGAGTTGGTTTTGGAGTCACATTGGCAAAATATATAATTAATATAATACTGTTTATTTCAACAATAAAAATATTATTTATTTTAATTAAACAATCAAGAGCATAAAAAAGCAGACACTTAAGTCTGTCTTTTTTATTAAAATGAAAAAATTATTTATTTTGGATAGCAGCTATCCCAGGTAATTCTTTACCTTCCATGTATTCTA is a genomic window containing:
- a CDS encoding ECF transporter S component, whose product is MNKKYKLWNYKYDFAEINFKNWKEVFRDTFRLNTRKVALLSMLFTLEILMTIISKVVMGIAIPMIAGVYTIEISFFIILVIYLCSNYIYASILSIGAIWFRLLLGSEPIGLLSMMISDMTFLTLFAIIFFILKKLILLKTEFKNQIKIFIFLVCLAGLVSMVGSGFISMICNDKFIFNMYYLSNDGSGYWEMLLWVGFGVTLAKYIINIILFISTIKILFILIKQSRA